The Luteolibacter arcticus genome includes a window with the following:
- a CDS encoding ThuA domain-containing protein, with the protein MVSPRILFSALLLLVSTAFAERPKVLLIEGASNHDWQNRKDILTAILSRDGSFDVDVSITPGAASDPGWATWSPSFANYDVVISGYSNSAGGEPRWPAAVETAFANYVNTGGGFVAFHEACQAFPDWPAYNEMLGLRWNNADVGKTILISASEQLQIHNPNLPGPYAFTNHGANVNVQVKRLGNHPIHAGLPTSWMAANMEIWRYTRGPANNLTVLSYAKDPESLFQFPVEWTTNYGTGRVYASSYGHIFPGDVEPAGMRCAAFQDTLCRAVKWCAGINPPATTPSDFPSPTAISLRAHATGVSGFGGPKAVTPFVNGVLPTLSVVPTGVQVTKAFPTLNWESPIEAKPWPGQPGQLMVVEMDGRVFKLTDSDATTTATPVLNITDRVWYINWDVGAPTHKHGGVFSTAFHPQFGQGVNKDFLYVYYVHHPANDSPDALVDGNNPFYNRLARFTWNGTAFTPASEQILLNLHDIAKGHEGGGMCFGPDGFLYLAFGDGGDESNSAIEDTQKLNERARSGVFRMDVDMQGGAISRPIRRQPAGLGSYSQNYYVPKSNPWAEPHEGATAAVLEEFYAIGLREPHRMSHDPASGFWIGDVGANTWEEVDLMDAPGLNFQWIYKEGTGNGYTTMPNPLIGIDRAPIHDYNHGIGNCIIGGHVYRGAAMPFLQGKYLFADNGTQNVYALEFDPVTKAKTGVQPIATGRAGGIWEGVSSFGIDSNGEPLLLQLGAGVNGAAQISRIKPAGPPGGGTWQYPPLLSQTGVFTNLSALTPAAFMIPFDVNMPLWSAGMHKKRWVILPNDGVANTAAERITYSATGNWQFPVGTVFVKHFARPDTDAPLETRLLVHGTDGWGGVTYKWRANSTEADLLEAGMEETLTVDGQTFEYLYPSRAQCNMCHTAAAGPVLGFRTRQLNRSLAYPGGGTANQIESLSVAGFINPALTVADLTNVLTSSSHDSPTVTDEAWVRSYLDSNCSHCHQPGGSSRAFWDARLTTPLPNQGILCGPVIDGLGAPAPAVVKAGSIENSIMLLRMNTIEPHISMPPLAKGIVDDEAVARVADWILGMDADSCTKSGSFYAGGEIGIPGPTPPNAHGPDLWHSNLVINENATYTNNTSSTISVALDRFHFNAGRIGDPVTPFVVKVIGNNNFTVVAIGTTRTNYVLGSNNVAFSDGQTVVPLAAGEKLAIGFIDAQADGSGGTLAGIVDWEEGGAEIWYSGGETDADAGSVTLGQAPDPGTELYTTLNRNYQFSISYLLSAYEIGHGAQAANGFAVDGANSNFVINETDTFINNSGAPMTVSVDRFRFHASRVGDPVTPFLVRVNANDNFTVVAIGTTRTGYSLGVNDVAFSSAPANVTIGAGEKIAAGFVDANADGTGGTGPGVISYEYFGTDQIFYSYDVTNVASSISLGQAPVLKGYPVTNLTRNYYYSVSLGFGGKADEDGDGLPDKWELAYSSTLTSLSGTADTDKDGMTDAEEHEAGTNPTNAASVLMALTVKPGAGGTTAIATVRTVPGRFYQLKVSTNLQTWTTAGTWKAASWPATTTGFVIPQSLLPPESAERLFLKVSPD; encoded by the coding sequence ATGGTTTCCCCCCGAATCCTTTTCAGCGCCCTCTTGTTGCTCGTTAGCACGGCTTTCGCCGAGCGTCCGAAAGTTTTGCTCATCGAAGGCGCGAGCAATCACGACTGGCAGAACCGCAAGGACATCCTGACCGCGATCCTGTCGCGCGACGGATCCTTCGACGTCGATGTCAGCATCACGCCCGGCGCAGCGAGCGATCCCGGCTGGGCGACGTGGTCCCCGTCGTTTGCGAATTACGACGTAGTGATCTCCGGCTACAGCAACAGCGCCGGTGGCGAACCGCGCTGGCCAGCGGCGGTCGAAACGGCCTTCGCCAACTACGTCAACACCGGCGGTGGCTTCGTAGCCTTCCACGAGGCCTGCCAGGCATTCCCCGATTGGCCGGCCTACAATGAGATGCTCGGCCTGCGCTGGAACAACGCGGACGTCGGCAAGACCATCCTGATCAGCGCGAGCGAGCAGCTCCAGATTCACAACCCCAACCTGCCCGGTCCCTACGCCTTCACCAATCACGGCGCGAACGTGAACGTGCAGGTGAAGCGCCTCGGCAACCACCCGATCCACGCCGGCCTGCCGACTTCATGGATGGCCGCGAACATGGAAATCTGGCGCTACACTCGTGGCCCGGCCAATAACCTGACCGTTCTCTCCTATGCCAAGGACCCGGAGTCGCTCTTCCAGTTCCCCGTCGAGTGGACGACGAACTACGGCACCGGCCGCGTCTATGCTTCGAGCTATGGCCACATCTTCCCCGGCGACGTGGAACCCGCCGGCATGCGTTGCGCCGCCTTCCAGGATACGCTGTGCCGTGCGGTGAAATGGTGCGCCGGCATCAATCCACCGGCCACCACCCCGTCGGACTTTCCGAGTCCCACCGCAATCTCGCTGCGCGCCCACGCCACCGGTGTCAGCGGCTTCGGCGGACCGAAGGCGGTCACGCCCTTCGTGAATGGCGTGCTGCCGACACTCTCCGTGGTGCCCACCGGCGTGCAGGTGACCAAGGCATTCCCCACGCTGAATTGGGAGTCGCCCATCGAGGCAAAGCCGTGGCCCGGCCAACCCGGCCAGCTCATGGTGGTGGAAATGGACGGCCGCGTTTTCAAGCTGACCGATAGCGACGCGACCACCACCGCCACCCCGGTGCTGAACATCACCGACCGGGTCTGGTACATCAACTGGGACGTCGGCGCGCCGACCCACAAGCACGGCGGTGTCTTCTCCACCGCCTTCCACCCGCAGTTCGGCCAAGGCGTGAACAAGGACTTCCTCTACGTCTACTACGTCCACCACCCGGCCAATGACTCGCCGGACGCGCTGGTGGACGGCAACAATCCATTCTACAACCGCCTCGCCCGCTTCACTTGGAATGGCACGGCTTTCACGCCCGCCAGCGAGCAGATCCTGCTGAATCTCCATGACATCGCGAAGGGCCACGAAGGCGGAGGCATGTGCTTCGGGCCGGATGGTTTTCTCTACCTCGCCTTCGGCGACGGCGGCGATGAGAGCAACAGCGCCATCGAGGACACCCAGAAGCTCAATGAGCGCGCTCGCTCCGGCGTCTTCCGCATGGATGTGGACATGCAAGGCGGGGCCATCAGCCGGCCGATCCGCCGCCAGCCCGCGGGCCTCGGCTCCTACAGCCAGAACTACTACGTTCCTAAAAGCAACCCGTGGGCCGAGCCGCACGAGGGCGCGACCGCCGCGGTGCTCGAGGAATTCTACGCCATCGGCCTCCGCGAACCGCACCGCATGAGCCACGACCCCGCGTCCGGCTTCTGGATCGGCGACGTCGGCGCGAACACCTGGGAAGAGGTCGACCTGATGGACGCCCCCGGCCTGAACTTCCAGTGGATCTACAAGGAAGGCACGGGCAACGGCTACACCACCATGCCGAATCCACTGATCGGCATCGATCGCGCACCCATCCACGACTACAACCACGGCATCGGCAACTGCATCATCGGTGGCCATGTCTATCGCGGCGCGGCGATGCCATTCCTCCAGGGCAAGTATCTCTTCGCCGACAATGGCACGCAGAACGTCTACGCACTGGAGTTCGACCCGGTGACGAAGGCCAAGACCGGCGTCCAACCGATCGCCACCGGTCGCGCTGGTGGTATCTGGGAAGGCGTCAGCTCCTTTGGCATCGATTCGAATGGCGAGCCGCTCTTGCTCCAGCTCGGTGCCGGTGTGAATGGCGCCGCACAGATATCCCGCATCAAGCCCGCTGGACCGCCCGGTGGTGGCACCTGGCAGTATCCGCCGCTGCTTTCGCAGACCGGCGTCTTCACCAATCTGTCCGCTCTGACACCCGCGGCGTTCATGATCCCCTTCGACGTGAACATGCCGCTGTGGAGCGCCGGCATGCACAAGAAGCGCTGGGTCATCTTGCCGAACGATGGCGTGGCCAATACCGCGGCCGAGCGCATCACCTACAGTGCGACCGGCAATTGGCAGTTCCCCGTCGGCACCGTTTTCGTGAAGCATTTCGCGCGGCCCGATACGGATGCGCCGCTTGAGACGCGCCTGCTCGTCCACGGCACCGATGGCTGGGGCGGCGTCACCTACAAGTGGCGCGCGAACAGCACCGAGGCGGACTTGTTAGAAGCAGGCATGGAGGAAACGCTGACCGTGGATGGCCAGACCTTCGAATACCTCTACCCGTCGCGCGCCCAGTGCAACATGTGCCACACCGCCGCCGCCGGCCCGGTGCTCGGCTTCCGCACCCGCCAGCTCAATCGCAGCCTGGCCTACCCTGGCGGCGGCACGGCGAACCAGATTGAATCCCTCAGTGTCGCCGGCTTCATCAATCCCGCACTCACGGTCGCGGATCTCACCAACGTCCTCACCTCGTCGTCCCACGACAGCCCCACCGTGACGGATGAGGCGTGGGTGCGCTCGTATCTCGATAGCAATTGCTCCCACTGCCACCAGCCCGGCGGTAGCTCGCGTGCATTCTGGGATGCCCGCCTCACCACCCCGTTGCCGAATCAGGGCATCCTCTGCGGACCCGTCATCGATGGCCTCGGCGCGCCAGCCCCGGCCGTCGTGAAAGCCGGCAGCATCGAGAACTCGATCATGCTGCTGCGCATGAACACCATCGAGCCACACATCTCCATGCCTCCGCTGGCCAAGGGCATCGTCGATGATGAAGCCGTCGCCCGCGTGGCCGACTGGATCCTCGGCATGGACGCCGATTCCTGCACCAAGAGCGGAAGCTTCTACGCTGGCGGCGAAATCGGCATCCCCGGCCCCACCCCGCCGAATGCGCACGGCCCGGACCTGTGGCACTCGAACCTCGTCATCAACGAGAACGCGACCTACACGAATAACACCAGCTCCACGATCTCCGTCGCGCTCGATCGCTTCCACTTCAATGCCGGCCGCATTGGCGATCCGGTCACGCCCTTCGTGGTGAAAGTGATCGGCAACAACAACTTCACCGTGGTCGCAATCGGCACCACCCGCACGAACTACGTGCTGGGTAGTAATAACGTGGCCTTCTCCGACGGCCAGACGGTGGTGCCACTGGCTGCCGGCGAAAAGCTCGCGATCGGCTTCATCGATGCCCAGGCGGACGGCTCCGGCGGCACGCTCGCCGGTATCGTCGACTGGGAAGAGGGCGGCGCGGAAATCTGGTACAGCGGCGGCGAGACGGACGCGGATGCCGGCTCCGTGACCCTCGGCCAAGCTCCCGACCCTGGCACAGAGCTCTACACCACGCTGAACCGGAACTACCAGTTCTCCATCAGCTACCTGCTCTCCGCGTATGAAATCGGCCACGGCGCGCAGGCGGCCAACGGCTTCGCGGTCGACGGCGCGAACTCGAATTTCGTGATCAACGAGACCGATACCTTCATCAACAACTCCGGCGCACCGATGACGGTGAGCGTGGATCGCTTCCGCTTCCACGCCTCTCGGGTCGGCGATCCGGTCACGCCCTTCCTGGTGCGGGTCAATGCGAACGACAACTTCACTGTGGTCGCCATCGGCACCACCCGTACCGGCTACAGTCTCGGCGTGAATGACGTGGCCTTCTCCAGTGCACCGGCGAATGTCACCATCGGCGCGGGCGAGAAGATCGCAGCCGGCTTCGTGGATGCCAATGCCGATGGCACCGGCGGCACCGGCCCGGGAGTCATCTCCTACGAGTACTTCGGCACCGATCAGATCTTCTACAGCTACGACGTGACCAATGTCGCTAGCAGCATCTCGCTCGGCCAGGCCCCCGTGTTGAAGGGCTATCCGGTCACGAACCTCACGCGGAATTACTACTACTCCGTCTCGCTCGGCTTCGGCGGCAAGGCGGACGAAGATGGCGACGGCCTTCCCGACAAGTGGGAGCTCGCCTATTCGTCCACCCTCACCAGCCTTTCCGGCACCGCGGATACCGACAAGGACGGCATGACCGACGCCGAAGAGCATGAGGCCGGCACGAACCCGACCAACGCGGCGAGCGTGTTGATGGCGCTCACTGTGAAGCCCGGTGCCGGCGGCACAACCGCCATCGCCACCGTCAGGACTGTCCCCGGCCGCTTCTATCAACTGAAGGTCTCGACCAATCTCCAGACGTGGACCACCGCCGGCACTTGGAAAGCCGCGAGCTGGCCGGCGACCACCACCGGCTTTGTGATCCCACAGAGCCTGTTGCCGCCAGAGTCCGCCGAGCGGCTATTCTTGAAAGTGTCGCCCGACTAG
- a CDS encoding M28 family metallopeptidase, translated as MTFPDISRVTAALKADVYQLCRTEGRMVGTDGHAVAERFVARRLEEIGLLPYRGTSFALPYEWEGIAFTNFAGVVPGRDRSLAPLLIGAHYDSAIPAPSADDNGAAVAICLALGELAVKHGGFERDLIVAIFDAEEPPYFQGPPMGSIRFAEDELDDRGVHFAMIYDLVGHDVPMALFKDLLFATGAESHPELPGLLNGITLPKKLRLIATLNRYVGDMSDHGVFRKSGIPYLFFSCGRWEHYHQPTDTPDRLNYAKMARITQLSFEVLLRADEGKLKPSAGAADTVAFEAGTFRRSAGRFFPLLCRWAGVKDLDRREAIDALASKLLSTGL; from the coding sequence ATGACCTTTCCCGACATCTCCCGCGTGACCGCCGCGCTGAAAGCCGACGTCTACCAACTATGCCGCACCGAGGGCCGCATGGTCGGCACGGATGGCCACGCGGTGGCCGAGCGCTTCGTCGCGCGGCGCTTGGAGGAGATCGGGCTGTTGCCCTACCGCGGCACCAGCTTCGCCTTGCCGTATGAATGGGAAGGCATCGCCTTCACCAACTTCGCCGGCGTGGTGCCGGGACGGGATCGCTCGCTGGCCCCGCTGCTCATCGGAGCCCACTACGACAGCGCCATCCCCGCTCCGAGCGCGGACGACAACGGAGCCGCGGTGGCGATCTGCCTGGCGCTCGGCGAGCTCGCGGTGAAGCACGGCGGCTTCGAGCGCGACCTGATCGTCGCGATCTTCGACGCCGAGGAACCGCCGTATTTCCAGGGCCCGCCCATGGGCAGCATCCGCTTCGCCGAAGACGAGCTCGACGACCGCGGCGTCCACTTCGCGATGATCTACGATCTGGTGGGGCACGATGTGCCGATGGCGCTCTTCAAGGACCTGCTTTTCGCGACCGGCGCGGAGAGCCACCCGGAACTCCCCGGGCTGTTAAATGGGATCACGCTGCCAAAGAAGCTCCGGCTGATCGCCACGCTGAACCGCTACGTCGGCGACATGAGCGATCACGGGGTCTTCCGGAAAAGCGGCATCCCCTACCTCTTCTTCTCCTGCGGCCGCTGGGAGCACTATCACCAGCCGACCGACACTCCGGACCGCCTGAATTACGCCAAGATGGCCCGCATCACGCAGTTGTCCTTCGAGGTTCTGCTGCGTGCCGATGAAGGGAAGCTCAAGCCCTCCGCGGGAGCCGCGGACACGGTCGCTTTCGAAGCCGGGACCTTCCGCCGTTCGGCCGGCCGGTTTTTCCCGCTACTTTGCCGCTGGGCCGGGGTAAAAGACTTGGACCGCCGCGAGGCCATCGACGCCTTGGCCTCGAAGCTCCTCTCGACCGGACTGTAA
- a CDS encoding class I SAM-dependent methyltransferase — translation MRPDFHEANRLSWNAATVAHNRHKPDQAGFLRGGGSTLFPEETGLLGTVQGKTVLHLLCNSGQDTLGIAALGAEVTGVDISDEAIAFATRLSEESGIAATFERSDVYPWLEAAVNAGRRFDTVFCSYGALCWLSDLGTFLRGVAGVLNPGGRFVCVEFHPVAMIFDEQGEPKYDYRMAEPLAWDDGIRDYVADSCGGLTPSGPVAPAEPFNNPHPCYEFQRGLGDILGAVILAGLTLREFHEYEFTNGWKPFAEMKSLPGRRWTSPDGKPSIPLMFGLVAERA, via the coding sequence ATCCGTCCCGATTTCCATGAAGCCAATCGCCTGTCGTGGAATGCGGCCACCGTGGCGCACAACCGCCACAAGCCGGACCAAGCCGGATTCCTGCGCGGTGGCGGCAGCACCTTGTTCCCGGAAGAAACCGGCCTGTTAGGCACGGTGCAGGGAAAAACGGTGCTGCACCTCCTGTGCAATTCCGGCCAAGACACCCTCGGCATCGCCGCCCTCGGCGCAGAGGTCACCGGCGTGGACATCAGCGACGAGGCGATCGCTTTCGCGACCCGGCTGTCCGAAGAATCCGGCATCGCCGCCACCTTCGAGCGCTCGGACGTTTACCCATGGCTGGAAGCAGCCGTGAACGCAGGACGCCGCTTCGACACGGTGTTTTGCTCCTACGGCGCGCTGTGCTGGCTCTCGGACCTCGGCACCTTCTTGCGAGGCGTGGCTGGCGTCCTGAATCCCGGCGGACGTTTCGTGTGCGTCGAGTTTCACCCGGTCGCGATGATCTTCGATGAGCAGGGCGAACCGAAATACGACTACCGCATGGCCGAGCCGCTGGCATGGGACGACGGCATCCGCGACTACGTGGCCGATTCCTGCGGCGGCCTCACCCCGTCGGGACCGGTCGCGCCCGCCGAACCCTTCAACAATCCGCACCCCTGCTACGAATTCCAGCGCGGGTTAGGCGACATTCTCGGTGCGGTGATCCTAGCCGGGCTGACCCTGCGGGAATTCCACGAGTACGAGTTCACCAACGGCTGGAAGCCCTTCGCGGAAATGAAGTCCCTCCCCGGCCGACGGTGGACCTCGCCGGACGGCAAGCCCTCGATTCCGCTGATGTTCGGCTTGGTGGCCGAGAGAGCCTGA
- a CDS encoding ribonuclease H-like domain-containing protein encodes MSGKNIVYFDLETQRSFGDVGGSAHKDKMGISVAVTYSTTRGGYRIYGEHDINELVDELVRADLVVGWNHVEFDYPVLQGYTIYDLPAQTVNLDMMLALQETLGFRMKLDAAASASLGTGKSADGLDALKWWQEHKKTGSFEPLMKIAEYCAFDVKVTKCVHEYALANGHIKYHDRGGQLQEVTVGWT; translated from the coding sequence GTGTCCGGCAAGAACATCGTCTATTTCGACCTCGAAACCCAGCGCAGCTTCGGCGACGTGGGCGGCTCCGCCCATAAGGACAAGATGGGCATTTCCGTGGCCGTGACCTACAGCACCACCCGCGGCGGCTACCGGATCTACGGCGAACACGACATCAACGAGTTGGTCGATGAGCTGGTGCGCGCCGACCTCGTCGTCGGCTGGAACCACGTCGAGTTCGATTACCCCGTCCTGCAGGGCTACACGATTTACGACCTGCCGGCCCAGACCGTGAATCTGGACATGATGCTGGCGCTGCAGGAGACGCTCGGCTTCCGCATGAAGCTCGATGCCGCGGCGTCCGCTTCACTCGGCACCGGCAAATCCGCCGACGGCCTCGACGCCCTCAAGTGGTGGCAGGAACACAAGAAGACCGGCAGCTTCGAGCCGCTGATGAAAATCGCCGAGTACTGCGCCTTCGACGTGAAAGTGACCAAGTGCGTCCACGAATACGCGCTCGCGAACGGCCACATCAAGTATCACGACCGCGGCGGCCAGCTTCAGGAGGTCACCGTCGGCTGGACGTAA